The following proteins are co-located in the Apium graveolens cultivar Ventura chromosome 5, ASM990537v1, whole genome shotgun sequence genome:
- the LOC141725072 gene encoding formin-like protein 4, with translation MIKLQSCTFILYISILCYNISTIPQCSCQSNSQNIEAFYPFGLPPIFSTPNFTDNQPPSTSSPDTRAEQPHVPPPASKSSSKKAVVKAVVATAVSTIVISGLFFFMVQRYMHRKKNRVIANTSFKNANSIETRRGEEFVRVNGNLKGVIVDEEGLDVLYWRKLEEENKKEKEVFNKNEFYDTEEEKNVISSRVEKNKNVKPAIQETPLLRGKSSSSHIWPAEVEKSQIKTVVKQESSVQLTSRSPPPTSPPAPPPPPPPPAVVSLSALPLPPPPPLPKKTPSAPPPPPPKTGGFTTSSKPPPPVPSSQLKVTDNEKGQVKFKPLHWDKVNPNVEHSMVWDKVKGGSFRVDGDLMEALFGSVATSRNSPKKGNNMSSPKGDRTGPPSQIFILDARKSQNISIILRSLSVSRKEIVDALIEGQDLEIEILEKLNRIAPTKEEESDILAFDDDHTRLADAESFLYHVLKAVPSAFTRFNAMLFRSNYDSEILHLKQSLQTLESGCKELRTRGLLLKLLEAVLKAGNRMNAGTSRGNAQAFNLTSLGKLSDVKSTDGKTTLLHFVVEEVVRAEGKRCVINRNSSLNSRSRNSRNSDGQMMDNSKPKEDKEKKENEYIMLGLPIVGGISSQFSDVKKAATLDYDALHKACSTLSDDVAEIRKLVGESAISGGGEGFIKEMKIFLDSAEGELRIVKKEFTTVMELVKKTTEYYQAGASKDKGAQPLQLFVVVKDFLGMVDQVCIDITRNMQKRKTALTANSPAYKNSVKFPLLPPNFMSDKSKSSSSDSDDD, from the exons ATGATTAAGCTTCAATCATGTACATTTATTCTTTACATTTCCATTCTTTGTTACAATATCTCCACTATACCTCAATGTTCCTGCCAATCCAATTCTCAAAATATTGAGGCTTTTTATCCATTTGGACTTCCTCCTATTTTTTCAACACCAAATTTTACTGATAATCAGCCACCATCTACTTCTTCACCGGATACGCGAGCAGAGCAGCCTCACGTGCCACCACCAGCATCAAAGTCTTCGTCGAAAAAGGCTGTTGTTAAAGCAGTTGTTGCAACAGCAGTAAGTACTATTGTTATATCTGGATTGTTTTTCTTTATGGTGCAGAGATACATGCATCGCAAGAAAAATCGCGTTATTGCTAACACTAGTTTTAAGAATGCTAATTCTATTGAGACGCGTAGAGGTGAGGAGTTTGTGAGAGTGAATGGTAACTTGAAAGGAGTGATTGTTGATGAGGAAGGGTTGGATGTTTTGTACTGGAGAAAATTGGAAGAGGAAAATAAGAAGGAAAAGGAAGTGTTTAACAAGAACGAGTTTTATGATACAGAAGAGGAGAAAAATGTTATTAGTAGCAGAGTGGAAAAAAACAAGAATGTAAAACCTGCAATTCAAGAAACTCCTTTGCTTAGAGGCAAGTCTTCCTCTTCTCATATTTGGCCAGCAGAGGTCGAAAAAAGTCAAATCAAAACTGTGGTGAAACAAGAGTCATCAGTTCAATTAACATCCCGATCTCCACCACCAACTTCGCCTCCTGCCCCTCCTCCTCCACCGCCACCTCCTGCTGTTGTTTCATTATCAGCATTGCCACTGCCACCACCTCCACCGCTGCCAAAGAAGACTCCGTCTGCACCACCACCTCCACCCCCTAAAACAGGTGGCTTCACTACATCATCTAAGCCACCCCCTCCTGTTCCATCTTCACAGTTGAAAGTTACAGATAATGAAAAAGGTCAGGTGAAATTTAAGCCTCTGCACTGGGACAAAGTGAATCCTAATGTTGAGCATTCAATGGTCTGGGACAAAGTCAAGGGTGGTTCTTTTAG GGTTGATGGTGATCTTATGGAAGCCCTTTTCGGATCAGTGGCAACTAGCCGAAATTCTCCCAAGAAAGGTAACAACATGTCAAGTCCAAAAGGGGATAGAACTGGCCCTCCCTCTCAAATTTTCATTCTCGATGCCAGAAAGTCTCAAAACATATCGATTATACTCCGATCACTATCTGTTTCACGTAAAGAAATAGTTGATGCTCTTATTGAAGGCCAGGATTTAGAAATAGAAATTCTTGAAAAGCTCAACAGAATTGCTCCTACCAAAGAAGAAGAATCAGATATTCTTGCATTTGATGATGATCACACAAGACTTGCTGATGCGGAATCATTTCTCTACCATGTCCTTAAGGCTGTTCCATCTGCATTCACTCGATTTAATGCGATGTTGTTTAGATCAAATTATGATTCTGAGATTCTCCATCTTAAACAATCTTTACAAACACTGGAATCTGGTTGTAAGGAGCTGAGAACTCGTGGGCTATTACTAAAACTTCTTGAAGCTGTTTTAAAGGCAGGAAATCGAATGAATGCAGGAACTTCAAGAGGGAATGCACAAGCTTTTAACTTAACTTCTCTCGGAAAACTCTCTGATGTGAAGAGCACGGATGGGAAAACTACACTGCTTCATTTTGTTGTGGAAGAAGTAGTCCGAGCAGAAGGCAAGCGTTGTGTGATCAATAGAAATTCCAGCCTGAACAGCAGAAGCAGAAATAGCCGAAATTCTGATGGCCAAATGATGGACAATTCTAAGCCAAAAGAGGACAAGGAGAAAAAAGAAAATGAGTACATAATGCTTGGCTTGCCAATTGTAGGTGGAATTAGTTCTCAGTTCTCTGATGTAAAAAAAGCTGCAACGCTGGACTATGATGCCTTGCACAAAGCTTGTTCAACTTTATCGGATGATGTTGCAGAAATACGAAAACTTGTGGGTGAATCTGCAATTAGTGGTGGAGGAGAAGGTTTTATTAAAGAGATGAAAATCTTTCTAGATTCTGCTGAAGGAGAATTAAGAATAGTAAAGAAGGAGTTCACAACTGTGATGGAGCTCGTAAAAAAAACAACAGAATATTACCAAGCAGGAGCATCAAAGGACAAAGGGGCACAACCTCTTCAACTGTTTGTTGTAGTCAAAGATTTTCTTGGAATGGTTGATCAAGTCTGTATTGACATAACCAGAAATATGCAGAAGAGGAAAACTGCATTGACAGCAAATTCACCTGCTTATAAAAATTCTGTAAAGTTCCCTTTATTGCCACCAAACTTCATGTCAGATAAGTCAAAGAGCAGTTCTAGTGATTCAGATGATGATTAA